A single window of Patescibacteria group bacterium DNA harbors:
- a CDS encoding magnesium transporter CorA family protein: MINNIKRNGLKIQTYEREGFKWVDITQPSARAIGALREQFPFFLDIDLRDCLPPNQRPKLLEREQYIFIVLLFPYFDEKTRVIKATELDLFIGKNFVVANHEGVLKPLLDLAECFSGQKPLCTLEDMTNPAVWLHSILNSLLAGCFPMLTHLANDINALESELFRETNAETIREILRVKSNIVDMRKIMQGHKHIIEKFMSSAHRIVNMNNLSVYYVDLVEHTKEIWDFLDNDRSTIDALYESYVSLVTFETSQSTKALSALALIIFPMNLVAAVFAMRADHMPFLGWPGDFWFMLGTVFLVMTVTVGYLRRKKWL; encoded by the coding sequence ATGATCAATAACATCAAACGCAACGGCCTCAAAATACAGACCTACGAACGGGAGGGGTTCAAATGGGTGGATATCACCCAGCCTTCGGCGCGAGCGATCGGCGCGCTCCGGGAACAATTCCCGTTCTTTCTGGATATCGACCTGCGCGACTGCCTGCCGCCGAACCAGCGTCCCAAATTACTTGAACGCGAGCAGTACATCTTCATAGTCCTGCTGTTCCCCTACTTCGACGAGAAGACCCGGGTCATCAAAGCGACCGAACTCGATCTCTTCATCGGCAAGAATTTCGTGGTGGCGAACCATGAGGGCGTCCTGAAGCCGCTCCTCGACCTGGCCGAATGTTTCTCCGGCCAGAAGCCGCTCTGCACCCTCGAAGACATGACCAACCCGGCGGTGTGGCTGCACTCCATCCTGAACTCGCTGCTCGCCGGCTGTTTCCCGATGCTCACCCACCTGGCGAACGACATCAATGCGCTCGAATCCGAGCTGTTCCGCGAAACGAACGCCGAGACCATCCGGGAGATCCTGCGCGTGAAATCGAACATCGTGGACATGCGCAAGATCATGCAGGGCCACAAGCACATCATCGAAAAATTCATGTCGTCGGCGCACCGGATCGTCAACATGAATAATCTGTCCGTCTACTACGTGGATCTGGTCGAACACACCAAAGAAATCTGGGACTTCCTCGACAATGACCGCAGCACCATTGACGCGCTCTACGAATCCTACGTCTCGCTCGTGACCTTCGAGACCAGCCAGTCGACCAAGGCGCTGTCGGCGCTCGCGCTCATCATCTTCCCGATGAACCTGGTCGCGGCCGTCTTCGCCATGCGCGCGGACCACATGCCGTTCCTGGGCTGGCCGGGAGATTTCTGGTTCATGCTCGGCACCGTCTTCCTCGTGATGACCGTCACGGTCGGCTACCTGCGCCGCAAAAAATGGCTGTGA
- a CDS encoding helix-turn-helix transcriptional regulator, producing the protein MVSNSQTIGQRIRDLRDDKGLSLREFASKLKLSPAFVSDVELGRRYPSLEIIQRMASVLGIRNAELEAYDPKPVVEDIKRRTLQMDPELGFLMRGKLKNDEDYEELKKMLRKMGKK; encoded by the coding sequence ATGGTGAGTAATAGTCAAACGATCGGTCAACGCATCAGGGATCTAAGGGACGATAAGGGCCTGTCGCTAAGGGAATTCGCGTCGAAGCTAAAGCTTTCCCCGGCCTTTGTATCGGATGTTGAACTCGGCAGGCGCTACCCAAGCCTGGAAATAATCCAAAGAATGGCCTCGGTCTTAGGTATTAGAAACGCGGAGCTTGAAGCCTACGACCCGAAACCCGTGGTCGAGGATATAAAGCGGCGCACTCTCCAGATGGACCCGGAACTTGGCTTTTTGATGCGGGGCAAACTAAAGAATGATGAGGATTACGAAGAATTGAAAAAGATGCTAAGAAAAATGGGCAAGAAATAG
- the dnaX gene encoding DNA polymerase III subunit gamma/tau, translating into MSQTLYRKYRPQSWADIAGQNHVKVTLAFEVETGKLAHAYLFSGPRGVGKTTIARILAKALNCLDRRGGEPCGKCESCEAVNENKTLDVIEIDAASHRGIDAVRENIIENARFSPSRLKYKIFIIDEVHMLTAEAFNALLKTLEEPPAQTVFVLATTELHKVPPTIISRCQRFDFRKIPFADLVERLHGICEREGVKVDKRALEEIARNSDGCLRDAEGLLGKVLSLGDGKRVSYDEALVVLPRSSTALVSAFTEALLRRDGRAALSVIDDSAEEGIDADQFTGDVIELLRRILLAKVTGDVSAVVIDMDEEQKRQLEGWRELREVGDLVKLLELFIEKRRDVKLCQPPQLPLEIAVARYCAGMTDIVEESPRPAPPTKRPVVQPAAPLATPKAPAAPVQKIEAAPEIPRAVHIEPTVPAAVRQDEVLPPAAAAPPTTVGCVCGFDLDAVRAKWGDFLRLVGEENHSLTFLLGVAEPVEIAGGVVKVGFNYVFHRDKFNSAKNRQAAEKAMSALLAEPVRMEGLVLERKVEMVNNDPAPAAAAAAPATPVDSLAAAFGGRVME; encoded by the coding sequence ATGTCCCAGACCCTCTACCGCAAATATCGCCCCCAGTCTTGGGCCGACATCGCCGGCCAGAATCACGTCAAAGTGACCCTGGCTTTTGAGGTCGAGACCGGCAAATTGGCGCACGCCTATCTTTTTTCCGGGCCGCGCGGCGTGGGCAAGACGACCATCGCTCGTATTCTGGCCAAGGCTCTGAACTGCCTGGATCGCCGGGGCGGCGAGCCCTGCGGCAAATGCGAGAGCTGCGAGGCCGTGAACGAGAACAAGACCCTCGACGTCATCGAGATCGACGCGGCTTCGCATCGCGGCATCGACGCCGTGCGCGAGAACATCATCGAGAACGCCCGTTTCTCGCCGTCGCGGCTCAAATACAAGATCTTCATCATCGACGAGGTCCACATGCTGACCGCGGAGGCGTTTAACGCGCTCCTGAAGACGCTCGAGGAGCCGCCGGCGCAGACCGTTTTCGTTCTCGCTACGACCGAACTCCACAAGGTGCCGCCGACCATCATCTCGCGCTGCCAACGTTTCGATTTCCGGAAGATCCCGTTCGCGGACCTGGTGGAAAGATTGCATGGCATCTGCGAGCGCGAGGGCGTCAAAGTCGACAAGCGGGCCCTGGAAGAGATCGCCCGCAATTCCGACGGCTGTCTGCGCGACGCCGAGGGCCTGCTCGGCAAGGTATTGTCCTTGGGCGACGGCAAGCGCGTGAGTTATGACGAAGCGCTCGTCGTCCTGCCGCGGTCGAGTACGGCCCTGGTCAGCGCGTTCACCGAAGCGCTGCTGCGGCGCGACGGCCGCGCGGCGTTGTCCGTGATTGATGACAGCGCGGAGGAGGGGATCGACGCCGATCAGTTCACGGGCGACGTCATAGAGCTGTTGCGCCGCATCTTGCTTGCCAAGGTCACAGGCGACGTCAGCGCCGTGGTCATCGATATGGATGAGGAACAGAAACGCCAGCTCGAAGGCTGGCGCGAACTCCGCGAGGTCGGTGACCTGGTGAAACTGCTGGAACTCTTCATCGAGAAACGCCGCGACGTCAAACTCTGCCAGCCGCCGCAGCTGCCGCTTGAGATCGCCGTCGCGCGCTATTGCGCCGGTATGACCGACATCGTCGAGGAGTCGCCTCGGCCAGCGCCGCCGACCAAGCGCCCGGTCGTTCAGCCAGCCGCGCCTTTGGCCACTCCTAAAGCGCCGGCCGCGCCGGTGCAAAAGATCGAAGCGGCGCCGGAGATCCCGCGCGCGGTTCATATCGAGCCGACAGTTCCGGCAGCGGTCAGACAGGACGAAGTTTTGCCGCCAGCCGCCGCCGCTCCGCCGACAACGGTCGGATGCGTTTGCGGTTTCGATCTTGATGCCGTCCGCGCCAAATGGGGCGATTTCTTGCGCCTGGTCGGCGAAGAGAATCATTCTTTGACGTTCCTCCTGGGAGTCGCCGAGCCGGTCGAGATCGCGGGCGGCGTCGTCAAGGTCGGCTTCAATTACGTCTTTCACCGGGATAAGTTCAATTCCGCCAAGAACCGCCAGGCTGCCGAAAAGGCCATGTCGGCGCTTTTGGCCGAACCCGTCCGCATGGAGGGCCTGGTACTTGAAAGAAAGGTGGAAATGGTTAATAATGATCCGGCGCCGGCAGCTGCCGCGGCCGCTCCAGCCACCCCGGTCGACAGCCTCGCCGCGGCCTTTGGAGGCCGAGTGATGGAGTAG
- a CDS encoding GIY-YIG nuclease family protein, whose amino-acid sequence MAQTMDILGYQFSGPYSIDGQFNGVAGIYLVLTPARDKVVDVGQTDDLGRRIPSHERKPDWKRCGGSELWFHSEANERVRLAKESRLRTVYAPLCGVR is encoded by the coding sequence ATGGCACAGACCATGGACATCCTCGGTTATCAGTTCAGTGGGCCGTACTCTATCGATGGCCAGTTCAATGGCGTCGCTGGGATCTACCTCGTCCTCACTCCGGCGAGGGATAAGGTTGTGGACGTCGGACAGACCGACGACCTCGGCCGGCGCATTCCGAGCCACGAACGCAAGCCCGACTGGAAGAGGTGCGGCGGAAGCGAGCTATGGTTCCACAGCGAAGCGAACGAACGGGTCCGCTTAGCGAAGGAATCCCGCCTCCGCACGGTCTACGCCCCGCTCTGCGGGGTCAGGTAG
- a CDS encoding DUF87 domain-containing protein, with amino-acid sequence MDWLNIPLNIPGLPANLTISQIMTEPLFWTVVYAAAAVVALLVVWAIVKAVSRRVYQTGVAFKRAVLLVTVPKEAQEKGESGSQEKSLQEVQESIGVMEAVFAAIGGLNPEKGMKAGVLGREDTVSFEIVADHGLVSFYISMSPRLQDYVVQQIHAQYPHAQIEEVADYNCFVPRGVVAGASLKFRQASYFPIKTYRKLESDPLNSLTNALAKVSKDDGAGIQVVVRSADSSWRKPALSIASAMQQGKSYKQVMADRGALSQFNKLFAPSKKKEAGPPKEYRLSPMDDEMVKSFQEKAAKMGLDVNIRVVASAAAKDQAKLYLDNIVAAFGQYGLPQFGNLLLKSKESSDSVVRNFIFRHFIEDAGMVMNSEELASLYHMPLPSTETPNIRWLTARKAPPPQNIPKEGLYLGQIDYRGVKTPVHIKKSDRMRHMYCIGKSGAGKSEFIANLAAQDIKNGDGLCIIDPHGDLVETVLGMVPKERADDVVLFDPSDVERPIGMNMLESPSDEMKDYVAGEMIAIFYKLFPPEMIGPMFEHNMRNFMLTLMSDRENPGTIAEIPRLIVDPEYQKQWTAKVKDPVVLNFWQKEIAKTSDFHKSEMFGYLISKVGRFVENGMMRNIIGQQKSALDFRKIMDDKKILLVALSKGKIGDINANLLGLIIVTKLQMAAMGRADMPAEKRNPFYLYIDEFQNFITPSIATILSEARKYALSLYLSHQYLGQLSPKGDNEIRDAVLGNAGTMMIGRVGIEDAQFLEKEFQPVFSAFDLVNAAKFTYNCKMLIDNQSSRPFNFSPPPPVKPDRRIAEAIRMLSRLKYGRDRAIVEQEILERTQLGGIPVAAPPAK; translated from the coding sequence ATGGATTGGTTGAATATCCCTTTGAATATTCCGGGCTTGCCGGCGAATCTCACGATCAGCCAGATCATGACTGAGCCGCTGTTCTGGACCGTTGTTTATGCCGCCGCGGCCGTTGTCGCACTGCTTGTCGTCTGGGCCATTGTCAAAGCCGTCAGCCGGCGCGTCTACCAGACAGGCGTAGCGTTCAAGCGCGCCGTCCTGCTCGTGACTGTGCCGAAGGAGGCTCAGGAAAAAGGCGAGTCCGGCTCCCAGGAAAAATCGCTGCAGGAGGTTCAGGAAAGTATCGGCGTGATGGAAGCAGTGTTTGCGGCCATCGGCGGCCTGAATCCGGAAAAGGGGATGAAGGCGGGGGTGCTCGGCCGCGAGGACACCGTCTCTTTCGAGATTGTCGCTGATCACGGCCTCGTTTCGTTCTATATCTCCATGTCGCCGCGTCTGCAGGATTACGTCGTCCAGCAGATCCACGCCCAGTATCCGCACGCCCAGATCGAGGAGGTCGCGGATTACAATTGTTTCGTGCCCCGCGGCGTCGTGGCCGGAGCAAGCCTGAAATTCCGGCAGGCGTCCTATTTTCCGATCAAGACCTATCGCAAGCTGGAATCCGACCCGCTGAATTCGCTGACGAACGCGCTGGCCAAGGTCAGCAAGGACGATGGCGCCGGCATCCAGGTCGTCGTGCGGTCGGCGGATTCGTCCTGGCGGAAGCCGGCCCTGTCGATCGCGTCGGCCATGCAGCAGGGCAAGTCCTACAAGCAGGTCATGGCTGATCGCGGTGCATTGTCGCAGTTCAACAAGCTGTTCGCGCCGTCCAAGAAAAAGGAAGCCGGGCCGCCGAAGGAATACCGGCTGTCGCCGATGGACGACGAGATGGTCAAATCTTTCCAGGAGAAGGCTGCCAAGATGGGACTCGACGTCAATATCCGCGTCGTGGCGTCGGCCGCGGCCAAGGATCAGGCGAAGCTCTATCTCGACAACATCGTCGCCGCTTTCGGCCAGTACGGCCTGCCGCAGTTCGGCAATCTCCTGCTCAAGAGCAAGGAGTCTTCGGACAGTGTCGTGCGGAATTTCATCTTCCGGCATTTCATCGAAGACGCGGGCATGGTCATGAACAGCGAGGAGCTGGCCAGCCTTTATCACATGCCGCTGCCGTCGACCGAGACGCCGAACATCCGCTGGCTCACCGCCCGCAAGGCGCCGCCGCCGCAGAACATCCCGAAAGAAGGCCTCTATCTGGGCCAGATCGATTATCGCGGCGTGAAGACCCCGGTCCACATCAAGAAGAGCGACCGCATGCGCCACATGTATTGCATCGGCAAATCCGGCGCCGGTAAATCCGAGTTCATCGCCAATCTCGCCGCGCAGGACATCAAGAACGGCGATGGCCTGTGCATCATCGACCCGCACGGCGACCTCGTCGAGACCGTGCTTGGCATGGTTCCGAAAGAGCGCGCCGACGATGTGGTGCTTTTCGATCCCTCGGACGTCGAGCGGCCGATCGGCATGAACATGCTCGAGTCGCCGAGCGACGAGATGAAAGATTACGTGGCCGGCGAGATGATCGCCATCTTCTACAAGCTCTTCCCGCCGGAGATGATCGGCCCGATGTTCGAGCACAACATGCGGAATTTCATGCTGACGCTCATGTCCGACCGGGAGAATCCCGGCACCATCGCCGAGATTCCGCGCCTGATCGTCGATCCGGAATACCAGAAGCAGTGGACCGCCAAGGTCAAGGATCCGGTGGTGCTGAATTTCTGGCAGAAGGAGATCGCCAAGACCTCGGATTTCCACAAATCGGAGATGTTCGGCTATCTCATTTCCAAGGTCGGCCGCTTCGTCGAGAACGGCATGATGCGCAACATCATCGGCCAGCAGAAATCCGCTCTCGACTTCCGTAAGATCATGGACGACAAGAAGATCCTGCTCGTGGCGCTCTCGAAGGGCAAGATCGGCGACATCAACGCCAACCTGCTTGGCCTCATCATCGTGACCAAGCTGCAGATGGCCGCCATGGGCCGCGCCGACATGCCGGCCGAGAAGCGCAATCCGTTCTATCTGTATATCGACGAGTTCCAGAATTTTATCACGCCGTCGATCGCCACCATCTTGTCCGAGGCCCGCAAATACGCCCTGTCGCTGTACCTGTCGCATCAGTATCTCGGCCAGCTGTCGCCGAAAGGGGATAACGAGATCCGCGACGCCGTGCTCGGCAACGCCGGCACCATGATGATCGGACGCGTCGGCATCGAGGACGCGCAGTTCCTGGAGAAGGAGTTCCAGCCCGTGTTCAGCGCGTTCGATCTCGTGAACGCGGCGAAGTTCACTTATAACTGCAAGATGCTGATCGACAACCAGTCGTCGCGGCCGTTCAATTTTTCGCCGCCGCCGCCGGTCAAGCCCGACCGCCGGATCGCCGAGGCTATCCGCATGCTCTCGCGCCTCAAGTACGGTCGCGACCGCGCCATCGTCGAACAGGAGATCCTGGAACGCACCCAGCTCGGCGGCATCCCCGTGGCCGCTCCGCCCGCCAAATAG
- a CDS encoding glycoside hydrolase family 3 N-terminal domain-containing protein, which yields MITFSWKKIVAFAALSTTLIVGAILLSRLFAPDSTAPAPPKEAGYHDASLPVEDRVKDLLGRMTLDEKIGQMALVEKNSLKKTEDIVIYGIGAVLSGAGGKPDDNTPKGWKEMVERFTDAARGTRLGIPLLYGTDANHGNGNVPGATVFPHFIGLGAANDPGLTERIARATAEESAAMGVRWHFSPTFDLPKDIRWGRIYETFSDDPERASSIGTAYIRGLQRVSGKDDRIDVLATAKHYIGLGSMTWGTSTNNDFHIDQGVVPDDDPVAMSDAYLPPYRAALDAGAISVMAGLASWGGNDISANRYLLTDVLKKELGFRGFVVSDWYGVYAISRNDYRSLVSAVNAGIDMAMLPFDYGGFASDMREAVVNGDIPQSRIDDAVRRILRAKFAMGLFDEQGATVPGLEVVGSQEHRAIAREAVQRSLVLLKNRNKTLPISSDARLIRVAGGAADNIGRQAGGWTVEWQGIDGNWLPGATSILAGIRAAAGKQTAIEYDLRGDFQENDVADVGIAVVGEKPYAEGWGDNAQPRLDDADLAAIANLRKASRKIVVILVTGRPLIITDEIPTWDAAVAAWLPGSEGEGVADMLFGASPFTGTLPLPWPRTVEQLPMGPDGLADDGSAPLFPHGF from the coding sequence ATGATCACCTTTTCGTGGAAAAAAATAGTCGCTTTTGCCGCGCTGAGCACGACCTTAATCGTGGGGGCGATACTTTTATCGAGATTATTCGCACCCGATTCTACCGCACCCGCTCCGCCGAAAGAAGCAGGGTATCACGATGCTTCACTTCCGGTCGAGGATCGCGTGAAGGATCTGCTCGGCCGTATGACGCTCGATGAGAAAATCGGGCAGATGGCGCTCGTGGAAAAAAACAGTCTCAAGAAAACGGAAGATATTGTCATATACGGGATAGGCGCGGTCCTGAGTGGCGCTGGCGGAAAGCCGGACGACAATACTCCAAAGGGATGGAAGGAGATGGTCGAACGGTTCACTGACGCGGCGCGCGGGACGCGGCTCGGCATTCCCCTGCTGTATGGAACGGATGCTAATCATGGGAATGGCAACGTGCCGGGCGCGACGGTGTTCCCGCACTTCATCGGACTCGGAGCAGCGAATGACCCCGGGCTGACGGAACGCATCGCGCGCGCGACCGCCGAAGAATCAGCTGCGATGGGCGTCCGATGGCATTTTTCGCCGACGTTCGACCTGCCGAAGGATATCCGATGGGGAAGGATTTACGAAACGTTCTCGGACGACCCCGAACGCGCCAGCTCCATCGGAACGGCATATATCCGAGGTTTACAGCGCGTTTCCGGAAAGGACGACCGGATCGACGTACTGGCGACAGCAAAGCACTACATCGGGCTGGGGAGCATGACCTGGGGGACGTCGACCAACAATGACTTTCATATCGACCAAGGCGTCGTGCCGGACGATGACCCCGTGGCGATGAGCGACGCATATCTGCCGCCGTACCGCGCGGCGCTCGACGCAGGCGCGATAAGCGTCATGGCCGGACTTGCCTCCTGGGGAGGCAATGACATTTCAGCGAACAGATATCTTCTGACGGACGTGCTCAAAAAGGAACTGGGCTTCCGGGGATTCGTGGTGTCCGATTGGTACGGAGTGTATGCGATCTCAAGGAACGATTACCGTTCGCTCGTTTCCGCCGTCAACGCCGGCATCGACATGGCCATGCTCCCATTCGACTACGGAGGATTCGCCTCAGACATGCGCGAAGCGGTCGTCAACGGCGACATTCCGCAATCGCGCATCGATGACGCCGTGCGTCGCATCCTCCGCGCGAAATTTGCGATGGGTCTTTTTGACGAACAAGGTGCGACGGTGCCTGGTCTTGAAGTCGTCGGCTCGCAAGAACATCGTGCGATCGCGCGGGAAGCGGTTCAGCGTTCGCTTGTGCTGCTCAAGAATCGGAACAAAACGCTTCCTATTTCGTCCGACGCACGCCTTATCCGAGTGGCAGGAGGCGCAGCAGACAACATAGGCAGACAGGCTGGCGGATGGACGGTCGAGTGGCAGGGAATCGACGGGAACTGGCTTCCGGGTGCGACGTCCATCCTCGCGGGCATCCGTGCCGCCGCGGGCAAACAAACGGCCATCGAATACGACCTGAGGGGGGACTTCCAAGAAAACGACGTCGCTGACGTGGGGATCGCGGTCGTGGGGGAAAAACCGTATGCGGAAGGATGGGGAGACAACGCGCAACCACGTCTCGACGACGCCGACCTGGCCGCGATCGCGAATCTTCGGAAGGCGAGCAGAAAAATCGTCGTAATCCTTGTCACCGGCAGACCACTCATCATTACGGACGAAATTCCGACATGGGACGCGGCAGTAGCTGCCTGGCTCCCCGGAAGCGAAGGCGAAGGAGTCGCCGACATGCTTTTTGGCGCGTCGCCGTTCACCGGCACCTTGCCCTTACCGTGGCCGCGTACTGTCGAGCAGCTTCCGATGGGACCGGACGGCCTAGCGGATGACGGCAGCGCGCCGCTTTTCCCTCATGGTTTCTGA
- a CDS encoding GIY-YIG nuclease family protein has translation MKFTYVYVLQSSRDGNFYAGMTNDLRRRLYGHQSGNNISTAKRLPVI, from the coding sequence ATGAAATTCACCTACGTCTACGTCCTACAAAGCAGCCGCGACGGAAACTTTTATGCTGGCATGACGAACGACCTGCGTAGAAGACTTTATGGACATCAATCGGGTAACAATATCTCTACGGCAAAACGACTTCCCGTCATTTGA